A single window of Dermacentor albipictus isolate Rhodes 1998 colony chromosome 1, USDA_Dalb.pri_finalv2, whole genome shotgun sequence DNA harbors:
- the LOC135911178 gene encoding uncharacterized protein — translation MVCSKHFDDDHEKCSIHWMPPVNWKEALAWQTPHWVPHQLPRAPVSSLSARSPDQKPDNCGLKARIKKHGQAGLFAKFALRFPGADTAVLTWAELDDGEIISRVSAAPPDATLSRKMTDHVLCCRRIRSVCKQ, via the exons ATCATGAAAAGTGCTCCATACACTGGATGCCACCAGTGAACTGGAAGGAAGCGCTGGCATGGCAGACCCCCCACTGGGTTCCACATCAGCTGCCTAGAGCTCCCGTGTCAAGTCTTTCAGCCAGATCACCTGACCAGAAGCCTGATAACTGTGGccttaaagcgcggatcaagaaacatggccAGGCTGGCCTCTTCGCCAAATTCGCACTCCG TTTcccaggtgctgacactgctgtgcTGACATgggcagaactcgacgacggcgagatcattagtcgagtttctgctgcaccgccggacgcaactctgagtcggaagatgacggaccatgtgctatgctgccgtcgcatACGGAGCGTGtgcaagcagtga